A single region of the Mycoplasma mycoides subsp. mycoides SC str. PG1 genome encodes:
- a CDS encoding DNA cytosine methyltransferase, producing MSNSYKSIELFAGAGGLALGLEQAGFEHVGLVEFDKQAVETLKFNSPNWNIVFEDVQKVSQRDLKKEFNLKERELDLLSGGAPCQSFSYAGKRLGLDDIRGTMFYHYATFLNKLKPKMFLFENVKGLLTHNKGQTFQTICDIFSQQGYEITYKVLNALDYMVAQKRERLIVIGIRNDLTNLIKFEFPKKHQKKLVLKDILKNVPKSECAKYSKEKQEIFKLVPPGGCWKDIDQNIAKKYMKSCWNMEGGRTGILRRLSLDEPGLTVLTTPQMKQTERCHPLEIRPFSIRENARIQSFPDDWVFKGTIASQYKQIGNAVPCNLAKEIGKSIIKSLQGIDVNE from the coding sequence ATGAGTAATTCATATAAAAGTATAGAACTTTTTGCTGGTGCTGGTGGTCTTGCTTTAGGATTAGAACAAGCTGGATTTGAACATGTTGGATTAGTTGAATTTGATAAACAAGCAGTTGAGACTTTAAAATTTAATAGCCCAAATTGAAATATAGTCTTTGAAGATGTGCAAAAAGTTTCCCAGCGTGATTTAAAAAAAGAATTTAATCTTAAAGAACGTGAATTGGATTTATTATCTGGTGGAGCTCCTTGTCAAAGTTTTAGTTATGCTGGAAAAAGATTAGGTTTAGATGATATCAGAGGAACTATGTTCTATCACTATGCTACTTTTTTAAATAAATTAAAACCTAAAATGTTTTTATTTGAAAATGTCAAAGGTTTATTAACACATAATAAAGGACAGACTTTTCAAACAATTTGTGATATATTTTCTCAACAAGGTTATGAAATTACTTATAAAGTTTTAAATGCATTAGATTATATGGTTGCTCAAAAAAGAGAAAGACTAATTGTTATTGGAATTAGAAATGATTTGACTAATTTAATAAAATTTGAATTTCCTAAAAAACATCAAAAAAAATTAGTTTTAAAAGATATTTTAAAAAACGTACCAAAAAGTGAATGTGCAAAATATTCAAAAGAAAAACAAGAAATATTTAAACTAGTTCCTCCTGGTGGATGTTGAAAAGACATTGATCAAAATATAGCTAAAAAATATATGAAGAGTTGTTGAAATATGGAAGGTGGAAGAACTGGTATTTTAAGAAGATTAAGTTTAGATGAACCTGGTCTAACAGTATTAACCACACCTCAAATGAAACAAACTGAAAGATGTCATCCTTTAGAAATAAGACCTTTTAGTATTAGAGAAAATGCAAGAATTCAATCATTTCCAGATGATTGAGTTTTTAAAGGAACAATTGCTAGTCAATATAAACAAATTGGAAATGCTGTGCCTTGTAATTTAGCTAAAGAAATTGGAAAAAGTATTATAAAATCTTTACAAGGAATTGATGTAAATGAGTAA
- the rplT gene encoding 50S ribosomal protein L20 translates to MARVKYGKVKVTRARRKRWIKLAKGYFGTKKSSYKKAHEQVIRSMAYAFIGRKERKRDFRSLWIVRINAAVRPEGLSYSTFMHGLKLANININRKMLSELAINNNEEFKKIVKQAKKALNK, encoded by the coding sequence ATGGCAAGAGTTAAATATGGAAAAGTAAAAGTAACTAGAGCAAGAAGAAAACGTTGAATTAAACTTGCTAAAGGTTATTTTGGAACTAAAAAATCATCATATAAAAAAGCACACGAACAAGTGATTCGTTCAATGGCTTATGCATTTATTGGTCGTAAAGAAAGAAAACGTGATTTTAGATCATTATGAATTGTTCGTATTAATGCTGCAGTTAGACCAGAAGGATTATCATATTCAACATTTATGCACGGTTTAAAATTAGCTAACATTAATATTAATAGAAAAATGCTTTCAGAATTAGCTATTAATAACAATGAGGAATTCAAAAAAATTGTTAAACAAGCTAAAAAAGCTTTAAATAAATAA
- the rsmB gene encoding 16S rRNA (cytosine(967)-C(5))-methyltransferase RsmB codes for MNSRYIAFDILKKVFVNKAYSNVLLNKISKKDLNQQTKDFIFNLVHGVISNKIHLDYLLTKLIDVKKTSIDLQIILLISLYQMIYLNSIPNYAIVNESVNLIKTTSQKQANFINAILNKFLRFKDTYLEINLDNKDLELCILHSFSYELYLMLIKQYDKDIVNQIVVNNHQIPKLYIRLNTLKITSDQLFNKYKDIYLLKKTNVNDCLIANKTIINSNLYKNGFITIQDKASILVSQILNPSLNTKVLDMCSAPGGKLTHLSMILKNTGNIIGNEINESKIKLIKENINRLNCLNISLTNMDARKIKQKEEFDYVLLDAPCSGFGVFKRKPEIKLRFDQVQVNSIINLQEELLESAYYNLKNNGEMVYSTCTINQDENQNQITKFLNRHEDMVKLYEKQIFGFEENTDGFYICKLKKLKENHE; via the coding sequence ATGAATTCTAGATATATTGCTTTTGATATTTTAAAAAAAGTTTTTGTTAATAAAGCTTATTCTAATGTTTTATTAAATAAAATTAGTAAAAAAGATTTAAATCAACAGACTAAAGATTTTATATTTAATTTAGTGCATGGAGTTATTAGTAATAAAATTCATTTAGATTATTTACTAACTAAACTAATTGATGTTAAAAAAACTTCAATTGATTTACAAATTATTTTATTAATTAGTTTATATCAAATGATCTATTTAAATAGTATTCCAAATTATGCTATTGTTAATGAGAGTGTAAATTTAATAAAAACTACTAGTCAAAAACAAGCTAATTTTATTAATGCTATTTTAAATAAGTTTTTAAGATTTAAAGATACATATTTAGAAATTAATTTAGATAATAAAGACTTAGAATTATGCATACTTCATTCTTTTTCTTATGAGCTTTATTTAATGTTAATTAAACAATATGATAAAGATATTGTTAATCAAATAGTTGTTAATAATCACCAAATACCAAAACTATATATTAGATTAAATACTTTAAAAATTACATCTGATCAACTTTTTAATAAATATAAGGACATTTATTTATTAAAAAAAACTAATGTTAATGACTGTTTAATTGCAAATAAAACAATTATTAATTCTAATTTGTATAAAAATGGTTTTATAACTATTCAAGATAAAGCTTCAATTTTAGTTAGTCAAATTTTAAATCCAAGTTTAAATACAAAAGTTTTAGATATGTGTAGTGCACCTGGTGGTAAACTTACTCATTTATCAATGATTTTAAAAAATACTGGAAATATAATTGGAAATGAAATAAATGAATCAAAAATTAAACTAATTAAAGAAAATATTAATCGTTTAAATTGTTTAAATATTAGTTTAACTAATATGGATGCTAGAAAAATTAAACAAAAAGAAGAATTTGATTATGTTTTATTAGATGCTCCTTGTTCAGGATTTGGAGTGTTTAAAAGAAAACCAGAAATTAAACTAAGATTTGATCAAGTTCAAGTAAATAGCATTATTAATTTACAAGAAGAATTACTAGAGTCAGCTTATTATAATCTAAAAAATAATGGTGAAATGGTTTATTCAACTTGTACAATTAATCAAGATGAAAATCAAAATCAAATTACTAAGTTTTTAAATAGGCATGAAGATATGGTTAAACTTTATGAAAAACAAATCTTTGGTTTTGAAGAAAATACAGATGGATTTTATATTTGTAAATTAAAAAAACTAAAGGAGAATCATGAGTAA
- a CDS encoding IS3 family transposase, whose amino-acid sequence MSLKPILEFLKISKSSYYKKLKQQVNKNKIIKTNKLEKIIKHIFDKRPRGYRKIKEALLKEFNLVINHKVILKIMRKYKLIVCWLKNKRHNKHKSGHNKFNIPDLIQRNFKSVIEFGKVLYTDVTYLIYKGKKTYLSTMLDGASRQIIDYRISEKNNSNLINTNFKNAIYKLKQLNINTNNIIIHSDHALVYESNSFRKICKKYNILQSMGANYSCTDNAVIESYHAQLKKNTIHSNKKNYKDFNDYLKDVSEYLKWHNQEKESKINLNKRKILKF is encoded by the coding sequence ATTTCACTAAAACCTATTTTAGAATTTCTAAAAATTTCAAAAAGTTCATATTATAAAAAATTAAAGCAACAGGTTAATAAAAATAAAATTATTAAAACTAATAAATTAGAAAAAATAATAAAACATATATTTGATAAAAGACCAAGAGGATATAGAAAAATTAAAGAAGCACTTTTAAAAGAGTTTAATTTAGTTATTAATCATAAAGTTATTTTAAAAATAATGAGAAAATACAAACTAATTGTATGCTGATTAAAAAATAAAAGGCATAACAAACATAAATCCGGGCATAATAAATTTAATATACCAGATTTAATTCAAAGAAATTTTAAATCAGTAATTGAATTTGGTAAAGTTTTATATACTGATGTTACTTATTTAATTTATAAAGGTAAAAAAACTTATCTATCAACTATGTTAGATGGTGCAAGTAGACAGATTATAGATTATAGAATTAGTGAAAAAAATAATTCTAATTTAATTAATACTAATTTTAAAAATGCTATTTATAAATTAAAACAGTTAAATATTAATACAAATAATATAATCATTCATTCAGATCATGCACTAGTTTACGAATCTAACTCTTTTAGAAAGATTTGTAAAAAATATAATATTTTACAATCAATGGGAGCTAATTACAGTTGTACTGATAATGCTGTTATTGAAAGTTATCACGCTCAATTAAAAAAGAACACAATACATTCAAATAAAAAGAATTATAAAGATTTTAATGATTATTTAAAAGATGTATCTGAATATTTAAAATGACATAATCAAGAAAAAGAATCAAAAATCAATTTAAATAAAAGAAAAATTTTAAAATTTTAA
- the rpmI gene encoding 50S ribosomal protein L35 produces MPKMKTKKSLAKRVTVKSNGTLKRAKAYRSHRATGKTTKQKRQLSKATIISKVDMKNLKGLLQ; encoded by the coding sequence ATGCCAAAAATGAAAACTAAAAAGTCTTTAGCTAAACGTGTTACTGTTAAATCAAATGGAACACTAAAAAGAGCTAAAGCTTATAGATCACACCGTGCAACAGGTAAAACTACTAAGCAAAAAAGACAACTAAGTAAAGCAACAATTATTAGCAAAGTAGATATGAAAAATCTAAAAGGGCTTTTACAATAA
- the rsmD gene encoding 16S rRNA (guanine(966)-N(2))-methyltransferase RsmD — translation MIGVIMHIISGKYKKMKLQTLDSSITRPTLTRIKEDMFNIISNYFIFENKTSLDLFGGSGSLSIEGLSRGIKFAIINDLNKDANKIISFNLKKIPTSDYVLYQKDYLDLLNLLKVQHQKVDLVYLDPPFKQIEYYYVVFAFLINNNLLNDWAIIISETNQKLDLTKIKDLSLLKFKDYNKKYLYIFRLEK, via the coding sequence ATGATTGGAGTAATTATGCATATAATTTCTGGTAAGTATAAAAAGATGAAACTACAAACTTTAGACTCATCAATAACAAGACCAACTTTAACAAGAATTAAAGAAGATATGTTTAATATAATTAGTAATTATTTTATTTTTGAAAATAAAACAAGTTTAGATTTGTTTGGTGGTTCTGGTTCTTTATCTATTGAAGGATTAAGTAGAGGAATTAAATTTGCTATTATTAATGATTTAAATAAAGACGCTAATAAGATTATTTCTTTTAATTTAAAAAAAATTCCAACTAGTGATTATGTTTTATATCAAAAAGATTATTTAGATTTATTAAATTTATTAAAAGTTCAACATCAAAAAGTAGATCTAGTATATTTAGATCCACCTTTTAAACAAATAGAATATTATTATGTAGTTTTTGCTTTTTTAATCAATAATAATTTATTAAATGATTGAGCAATTATAATTAGTGAAACAAACCAAAAATTAGATTTGACTAAAATTAAAGATCTAAGTCTATTAAAATTTAAAGACTATAACAAAAAATATTTGTACATATTTAGATTGGAAAAATAA
- a CDS encoding HU family DNA-binding protein → MNKKELISEIFFKRKTGEQIIIPASKTAKFKPAKKLKELLTEQ, encoded by the coding sequence ATGAATAAAAAAGAATTAATTAGTGAAATTTTTTTTAAAAGAAAAACTGGAGAACAAATTATCATTCCAGCTAGTAAAACAGCAAAATTTAAACCAGCTAAAAAACTTAAAGAATTACTAACTGAGCAATAG
- the potA gene encoding spermidine/putrescine ABC transporter ATP-binding protein — translation MENNILELRNVTKEYDGQVVLKGISFNVKEGEFITLLGPSGCGKTTILKIIGGSQKPNSGEILFEDKNLIPIPINKRQFNTIFQSYALFPHLNVFDNVAFGLTIKKTKKDIIEREVMRQIRQVGLEGYENKKIDELSGGQKQRIAIARALVMKPKVLLLDEPMAALDVKLRKTMQEELKRLQQDIGITFIMVSHDQEEALSMSDRIVVMNQGTIQQIGTPEEIYNEPENAWVANFIGSSNIITDGIFLEDNKIKFDGKVFECIDTNFGENESSIDIIIRPEDIIIKNPNNGFFNAKVIKTTFKGIHWEIVVETSKKRQWIIHTINEYDVDQQVSIKWKPANVHVMWKEVDN, via the coding sequence ATGGAAAATAATATATTAGAATTAAGAAACGTTACTAAAGAATATGACGGACAAGTTGTATTAAAAGGTATCAGTTTTAATGTTAAAGAAGGGGAGTTTATCACTCTTCTAGGTCCTAGTGGTTGTGGAAAAACTACAATTTTAAAAATTATTGGTGGATCTCAAAAACCAAACAGTGGAGAAATTTTATTTGAGGATAAAAACTTAATTCCAATCCCAATTAATAAACGTCAATTTAATACTATATTTCAATCATATGCTTTATTTCCACATTTAAATGTTTTTGATAATGTGGCTTTTGGTTTAACTATTAAAAAAACTAAAAAAGATATTATTGAACGTGAAGTAATGCGTCAAATTCGTCAAGTTGGTTTAGAAGGATATGAAAACAAAAAAATAGATGAACTTTCTGGTGGTCAAAAACAAAGAATAGCAATTGCTAGAGCTTTAGTTATGAAACCAAAAGTCTTATTATTAGATGAACCAATGGCTGCTTTAGATGTTAAATTAAGAAAAACTATGCAAGAAGAATTAAAGCGTTTACAACAAGATATTGGAATTACTTTTATAATGGTAAGTCACGATCAAGAAGAAGCTTTAAGTATGAGTGATCGTATAGTTGTTATGAATCAAGGAACTATTCAACAAATAGGAACACCTGAAGAAATTTATAATGAACCAGAAAATGCTTGAGTAGCTAACTTTATTGGTAGTTCAAATATTATTACTGATGGAATCTTTTTAGAAGATAACAAAATTAAATTTGATGGTAAAGTTTTTGAATGTATTGATACTAACTTTGGTGAAAATGAATCATCAATTGATATTATCATTAGACCAGAAGATATTATTATTAAAAACCCAAATAATGGATTTTTTAATGCAAAAGTTATTAAAACAACTTTTAAAGGAATACACTGAGAAATAGTTGTTGAAACTAGTAAAAAAAGACAATGAATTATTCATACAATCAATGAATATGATGTAGATCAACAAGTTTCAATTAAGTGAAAACCAGCCAACGTTCATGTTATGTGAAAAGAGGTTGATAATTAA
- the infC gene encoding translation initiation factor IF-3 produces the protein MENRNRNSRPIKNQDPVNEFIRAHQVLVIDEDKQNLGVMSKRQALEIARSKNLDLYQVGVQPDGTVITRIVNFGKLKYEQQKKSKEAKKHQTKIENKEIRITVNIGKHDLETKARKAKEFLEEGSRVKVSLKFRGREVVYLDLGQQTLNNFFELVSDVGKMEKEAKLNGKFLDMYIVPKKN, from the coding sequence ATGGAAAACAGAAATAGAAATTCAAGACCAATAAAAAATCAAGATCCTGTTAATGAGTTTATAAGAGCTCACCAAGTACTAGTTATTGATGAAGACAAGCAAAATTTAGGAGTTATGTCAAAAAGACAAGCTTTAGAAATAGCAAGATCAAAAAACTTAGATTTATATCAAGTTGGAGTACAACCTGATGGTACTGTAATTACTAGAATTGTAAATTTTGGTAAATTAAAATATGAACAACAAAAAAAATCTAAAGAAGCTAAAAAACACCAAACTAAAATTGAAAACAAAGAAATTAGAATTACAGTTAATATTGGAAAACACGATTTAGAAACAAAAGCAAGAAAAGCAAAAGAATTTTTAGAAGAAGGTAGTCGTGTTAAAGTTTCTTTAAAATTTAGAGGTAGAGAAGTTGTATATCTTGATTTAGGACAACAAACACTAAATAATTTTTTTGAACTAGTTAGTGATGTTGGTAAAATGGAAAAAGAAGCTAAGTTAAATGGTAAATTCCTAGATATGTATATTGTGCCTAAGAAAAATTAG
- the gmk gene encoding guanylate kinase: MKKGKMIIISGPSGVGKGSVNGELLQNPDLHLRYSVSMTTRKPRNGEVDGVNYFFVSNEEFAKAIVNDELIEYAHFVGNSYGTPRKYVEQELKKGNNVILEIEVDGATQVLNKEPNVLSIFLMPPNPTELANRIRGRQTEDEEKIKARLDKALLEIPLKHNYQYVIENDNVPNAVAKITDVLHLEGLTDIKTPTVYERLEQIVEQIVKEKYMYFVNNWETNVKLLAKNEEEKNKAKNFDAETYLIKLLTKKVYHKVLGHGDFSKLLDKDFVDFKIQKLMFKINFFSVEQKHYNNDEF, from the coding sequence ATGAAAAAAGGTAAAATGATCATAATTTCAGGACCAAGTGGAGTTGGTAAAGGTTCAGTCAATGGAGAACTTTTACAAAATCCAGATCTACACTTAAGATATTCAGTTTCAATGACAACAAGAAAACCTAGAAATGGTGAAGTTGATGGAGTAAATTATTTTTTTGTTTCAAATGAAGAATTTGCAAAAGCCATTGTTAATGATGAGTTAATTGAATATGCACATTTTGTTGGTAATTCTTATGGTACTCCTAGAAAATATGTTGAACAAGAATTAAAGAAGGGTAATAATGTTATTTTAGAAATTGAAGTAGATGGAGCTACTCAAGTTTTAAATAAAGAGCCAAATGTTTTGTCTATTTTTTTAATGCCTCCAAATCCAACTGAGCTAGCTAATAGAATTAGAGGAAGACAAACTGAAGATGAAGAAAAAATAAAAGCACGATTAGATAAAGCTTTATTAGAAATTCCTTTAAAACATAATTATCAATATGTAATTGAAAATGATAATGTACCTAACGCTGTTGCAAAAATTACTGATGTTTTACATTTAGAAGGTTTAACTGATATAAAAACTCCAACTGTATATGAAAGATTAGAACAAATTGTTGAACAAATTGTTAAAGAAAAATATATGTATTTTGTTAATAATTGAGAAACTAATGTTAAGTTATTAGCAAAAAATGAAGAAGAAAAAAATAAAGCTAAAAACTTTGATGCTGAAACTTATTTAATTAAATTATTAACTAAAAAGGTATATCACAAAGTTCTAGGACATGGTGATTTTTCTAAATTACTAGATAAAGATTTTGTTGATTTTAAAATTCAAAAATTAATGTTTAAAATTAATTTCTTTAGTGTTGAACAAAAACATTATAATAACGATGAATTCTAG
- the def gene encoding peptide deformylase: MDKSYLLQDKIPSNSWLVKDHKKEIIRTKSTKIIDPTNLSNNEELVLKKLIDFVTFSQDENNNNINNKDYLRPAVGLAAPQIGVNKDMFYVRFQLDNNKIEQYAMINTKLISTSTQIACLKNGEGCLSVDNYHLGFVPRHYKIVVQGYDWLTKQYLTLTLRNYQAIVFQHEMDHNIGVLYYDHINKTDPLYKNNNWIIIE; this comes from the coding sequence ATGGATAAAAGTTATTTGTTACAAGATAAAATTCCTTCAAACAGTTGATTAGTTAAAGATCATAAAAAAGAAATTATAAGAACAAAATCTACTAAAATTATTGATCCTACAAATTTAAGTAATAATGAAGAATTAGTATTAAAAAAACTAATTGATTTTGTTACTTTTAGTCAAGATGAAAATAATAACAATATAAATAATAAAGATTATTTACGTCCAGCTGTTGGACTAGCAGCTCCACAAATTGGTGTTAATAAAGATATGTTTTATGTAAGATTTCAACTTGATAATAATAAAATAGAACAATATGCAATGATTAATACAAAACTAATTTCAACTTCAACTCAAATTGCTTGTTTAAAAAATGGTGAGGGTTGTTTAAGTGTTGATAATTATCATCTAGGTTTTGTACCAAGACATTATAAAATTGTTGTTCAAGGTTATGATTGACTAACTAAACAATATCTAACTTTAACTTTAAGAAACTATCAAGCAATAGTCTTTCAACATGAAATGGATCATAACATTGGTGTTCTTTATTATGACCATATTAATAAAACTGACCCTTTATATAAAAATAATAATTGAATTATTATTGAATAA
- a CDS encoding Eco47II family restriction endonuclease has protein sequence MSNEFILDFISKQDFEKHVTDTINQYKESLKSISLKKLNRNIVDPIKLIFDKNIFNKEFKEIIELEISRQRDKTNNNVIGYFHQNIFKYIKNCKVPPQGWDVIFQSSEYTYYVEMKNKHNTMNSVTASGIYMKMQNHLLNYDNNEKSVCALVEVIAKRSQNIPWVMKIKNQKPIGNRRIKRISIDKFYEIVTGIKDSFKNLCLQLPITLEKLVSENVFLKVEKDTVFEELSKINNDIVLALYKLAFSTYEGFEF, from the coding sequence ATGAGTAATGAATTTATATTAGATTTTATAAGTAAACAAGATTTTGAAAAACACGTAACAGATACAATTAACCAATATAAAGAATCTCTAAAATCTATTAGTTTAAAAAAGCTTAATAGAAACATTGTCGATCCAATAAAGCTTATTTTTGATAAAAATATTTTCAATAAAGAATTTAAAGAAATTATTGAATTAGAAATATCTAGACAAAGAGATAAAACAAACAACAATGTAATCGGTTATTTTCATCAAAACATTTTTAAATATATTAAAAATTGTAAAGTACCACCTCAAGGATGAGATGTAATTTTTCAAAGTAGCGAATATACATATTATGTCGAGATGAAAAATAAGCATAATACTATGAATAGTGTTACAGCATCTGGCATTTATATGAAAATGCAAAATCATTTATTAAATTATGATAATAATGAAAAAAGTGTTTGTGCACTAGTTGAAGTAATTGCTAAGCGTTCTCAAAATATTCCATGGGTTATGAAGATTAAAAACCAAAAACCGATTGGAAATAGACGCATAAAAAGAATATCAATAGATAAATTTTATGAAATCGTTACAGGAATTAAGGATTCTTTTAAAAATTTATGTTTACAACTTCCAATAACACTAGAAAAACTTGTAAGTGAAAATGTTTTTCTTAAAGTTGAAAAAGATACTGTTTTTGAAGAACTAAGTAAAATAAACAATGATATTGTTTTAGCTTTATACAAATTAGCCTTTTCAACTTATGAAGGGTTTGAATTTTAA
- the typA gene encoding translational GTPase TypA, translating to MNNQKIINIAVIAHVDAGKSTLVDALLKQSGVFRQNQEVIEQVMDSNDQERERGITIYSKNCSITYKDYKINIVDTPGHADFSSEVERIMKTVDTVILLVDSSEGPMSQTRFVLQKALEIGLNPILFINKIDKKDQRSLEVVEEVIELFLELNATDEQLDFKTLYGIAKNGIAQYSLEEQSNDLTPLFETIINQVGSYPTELSNNDLVMQVSSLAYDSFIGRIGIGRIFEGSIKENQIVSIVKNDRIIKQGKIAKLMVYQGLNRVQVKQAFAGDIITFAGIEDISIGDTINNLNIIKPLKPIHIEEPTMSMNFLVNTSPFAGRVGKFVTSRNIKERLEKEVEVNVGLRIEPLINSEIEGFKVLGRGELHISVLIEAMRREGFELAISKPEVIFQRNPMTGDLLEPIEKVIINTPTEYSGTVINKLNQRKGIMLDMDSDGIRDKITYSIPLRGLIGFRSEFTNDTHGEGIMVKSSSGYELYKGEIVSRQNGVLVSMANGKSLPYALNNLEERGILFIGPQVDVYEGMIIGQHSRDNDLYVNPTTAKKLTNTRASGTDDAVKLTPARKMSLEEALEYISNDELVEITPTDIRLRKRWLTQAEQKQHRNDKY from the coding sequence ATGAATAATCAAAAAATAATAAATATTGCTGTTATTGCACACGTTGATGCTGGTAAATCTACACTTGTTGATGCTTTATTAAAACAAAGTGGAGTTTTTAGACAAAATCAAGAAGTAATTGAACAAGTTATGGATTCAAATGATCAAGAAAGAGAAAGAGGAATTACAATTTATTCTAAAAACTGTTCTATTACTTATAAAGATTACAAAATTAATATAGTAGATACTCCAGGACATGCTGATTTTTCTAGTGAAGTTGAAAGAATTATGAAAACAGTTGATACTGTAATTTTATTAGTTGATTCAAGTGAAGGACCAATGTCTCAAACCAGATTTGTTTTACAAAAAGCTTTAGAAATTGGATTAAACCCAATTTTATTTATTAATAAAATAGATAAAAAAGATCAAAGAAGTTTAGAAGTAGTTGAAGAAGTAATTGAATTATTTTTAGAACTAAATGCAACAGATGAACAACTTGATTTTAAAACTTTATATGGAATTGCAAAAAATGGAATTGCTCAATATAGTCTAGAAGAACAAAGTAATGATTTAACACCTTTATTTGAAACTATTATTAATCAAGTTGGATCATATCCAACTGAACTATCTAATAATGATCTAGTAATGCAAGTTTCAAGTTTAGCTTATGATAGTTTTATTGGAAGAATTGGAATTGGAAGAATTTTTGAAGGAAGTATTAAAGAAAATCAAATCGTAAGTATTGTTAAAAATGATAGAATTATTAAGCAAGGAAAAATTGCAAAATTAATGGTTTATCAAGGATTAAATAGAGTTCAAGTTAAACAAGCATTTGCTGGAGATATTATTACATTTGCTGGAATTGAAGATATTTCAATTGGAGATACTATTAATAATTTAAATATTATTAAACCATTAAAACCAATCCATATTGAAGAACCAACAATGTCTATGAACTTTTTAGTAAATACTTCACCATTTGCTGGAAGAGTTGGTAAATTTGTTACTTCAAGAAATATTAAAGAGCGTTTAGAAAAAGAAGTTGAAGTCAATGTTGGTTTAAGAATTGAACCTTTGATTAATTCTGAAATTGAAGGATTTAAAGTTTTAGGACGTGGAGAATTACATATTTCAGTTTTAATTGAAGCAATGAGAAGAGAAGGTTTTGAACTAGCAATTTCAAAACCAGAAGTAATTTTTCAACGTAATCCAATGACCGGAGATTTATTAGAACCAATTGAAAAAGTAATTATTAATACACCAACTGAATATTCTGGAACTGTTATTAATAAATTAAATCAAAGAAAAGGAATTATGTTAGATATGGATTCTGATGGTATTAGAGATAAAATTACTTATTCTATACCATTAAGAGGATTAATTGGATTTAGATCAGAATTTACAAATGATACTCATGGTGAGGGTATTATGGTTAAAAGTAGTAGTGGATATGAACTATATAAAGGTGAAATTGTCTCAAGACAAAACGGAGTATTAGTATCAATGGCAAATGGTAAAAGTTTACCTTATGCTTTAAATAATCTTGAAGAACGCGGAATTTTATTTATAGGTCCTCAAGTTGATGTTTATGAAGGAATGATTATTGGTCAGCATTCAAGAGATAATGATTTATATGTAAATCCAACAACAGCAAAAAAATTAACTAATACTAGAGCTAGTGGGACTGATGATGCTGTTAAATTAACACCAGCTAGAAAAATGAGTCTAGAAGAAGCTTTAGAATATATTTCAAATGATGAGTTAGTTGAAATTACACCAACAGACATTAGGTTGAGAAAGCGTTGATTAACTCAAGCAGAACAAAAACAACACAGAAACGATAAATACTAG